The following are encoded together in the Lactuca sativa cultivar Salinas chromosome 1, Lsat_Salinas_v11, whole genome shotgun sequence genome:
- the LOC111895059 gene encoding disease resistance protein RUN1 isoform X1, with amino-acid sequence MVVLSELLPEGSSSSSIHGHSSPTCGHSSSTNGYIYDVFLSFRGADTRHSFTDHLHKALIDANINTFLDDEEIETGEDLKPELESAIKASRASIIILSKNYAYSTWCLDELVLILEQRMTSNHIVIPIFYHVEPTHVRKQQSSFGDAMAKHKQTMEAETNANKRSQWAQKMDRWNKALIEVGNLKGSDVKGRLETKIIEEIVKDIHRRLHVNLKTAQPLFIGMDYHISFVTSWLKDGSSHTVDILTIYGIGGIGKTSLAKHVYGLYSCEFHRSSYIEDITRKSDGKFNGLLGLQEQLYNDISKTSSIKFHDVSVYTTKIEKALARKRILLVLDDIGTLVQLDALLGSKGFHPGSKVIITTKDSWLTKSCALFKTNIKPKHVEHFLEGLHETESRQLLCFHAFMCNYPKVGYEEVSYKLVKYCQGHPLALEVLGKSLYNRDVAYWEGCIEGLKKETSSPINNVLRMSFDSLPSTNDKELFKHIACYFVGVDRDVSETILKACDINTRSGITNLIDRCLLSIGRDNELKMHQLVQEIGKFEVRQESVNKPWKRSRLWCHKESFRVLKQKKGKGNLLGLALDMRMLEKEKLGGSFELKTDALSNMDSLMLLQLNYVIMNGSYEYFPEDLRSLCMHGFPLKFIPSCLPMRNLVSLDMSYSKIESFVGCYSNPQRLEKRQKLDGSCLKDKKVLGSLKILNLSFCKQLCSLGEFDQLPALERLIVRNCIGLLEVCESIERCVELVLIDLSYCKKLEKLPRNIGMLKNVKTLLLDGCNLRDSRIENRDTDSPEICMANNMVINIRTSSSALMGAIPSDLKLFAISLPRSLVTLSLSNNNLSTESFPMDFSCLSMLKELHLDGNPIDSMPSCVRTLPRLEILSMQNCEKLKSVEHPPRTLSRLMLFSHGRSIDKVVFDSEMSPLKLSPFRIAWPFEIEGMIKIQPMVNVEEKVLRSLGWTNPEFINKRRMGTNSSEFEIEMIYEFGIFSTLYEAEEMPSWFRHRSVGPSISFTIPSSSSPNNRLTGLNFCSLHTMKRTDEWPLFPDDDPFPFSPMMTISNITKNNMWIYERRKDRYIPNQKCWVVLSHWMFGRNEMEAGDHVTITVTDQNDELTKECGVSLVYNDGEGEEDALGYYKSWNHIIGGDLSPFQTTTGQYILLNRRFFMYGIYLSPYHRKFITDGPDYQEQKKGSWFRALSQRNPGIIGNSRKGKGESSRSHPSCETT; translated from the exons ATGGTTGTTCTCTCTGAACTCCTTCCAGAaggatcttcatcttcatcaattCATGGTCATAGTTCACCAACTTGTGGCCATAGTTCATCAACTAATGGTTACATATATGATGTATTTTTAAGTTTTAGAGGTGCTGACACTCGTCATAGTTTCACTGATCACCTTCATAAGGCCTTGATTGATGCCAATATCAATACCTTCTTGGATGATGAAGAGATTGAAACAGGGGAAGATCTGAAACCGGAATTGGAGAGTGCGATTAAGGCATCTCGGGCTTCTATTATCATCTTGTCTAAGAATTATGCTTATTCAACATGGTGTTTGGATGAATTGGTGTTGATCCTTGAGCAGCGTATGACATCCAACCATATAGTTATCCCAATATTTTATCATGTGGAGCCCACACATGTTAGGAAGCAACAAAGTAGCTTTGGAGATGCAATGGCTAAGCATAAACAGACAATGGAGGCAGAGACAAATGCAAATAAAAGAAGTCAATGGGCTCAAAAGATGGACCGATGGAATAAAGCACTTATTGAAGTTGGCAATTTAAAAGGAAGTGACgtaaaaggaag GCTAGAGACAAAGATCATTGAAGAAATCGTGAAGGACATCCACCGTAGATTACATGTAAACTTAAAAACTGCTCAACCGCTATTTATTGGGATGGACTATCATATTAGTTTTGTCACTTCATGGTTGAAAGATGGATCCTCACATACGGTTGACATACTCACTATTTATGGTATAGGTGGGATCGGGAAAACATCTTTAGCCAAACATGTCTATGGGCTATATTCTTGTGAATTCCACAGAAGTAGCTATATTGAAGATATCACAAGGAAATCTGATGGAAAGTTTAATGGGTTGCTTGGTTTACAAGAACAACTCTATAATGACATTTCAAAAACAAGTTCAATTAAATTTCATGATGTGTCGGTATACACCACAAAGATAGAGAAAGCACTAGCCCGTAAAAGGATCCTTCTAGTTCTTGATGATATTGGTACTCTTGTTCAGTTGGATGCATTACTTGGAAGCAAAGGTTTTCATCCAGGAAGCAAAGTTATAATTACAACAAAGGACAGTTGGTTGACCAAGAGTTGTGCACTATTCAAAACAAACATTAAACCTAAGCATGTAGAACACTTCCTTGAAGGCTTACATGAGACTGAATCAAGACAACTTTTGTGTTTTCATGCATTCATGTGCAACTATCCCAAGGTAGGTTATGAAGAGGTGTCATATAAGCTTGTGAAGTATTGTCAAGGACATCCTTTGgctcttgaagttttgggcaaGTCTCTATATAATCGAGATGTAGCCTATTGGGAGGGGTGCATTGAAGGGCTAAAGAAGGAAACAAGTTCCCCTATAAATAATGTCTTGAGAATGAGCTTTGATTCTTTGCCATCCACCAATGATAAGGAGTTGTTTAAGCATATTGCTTGTTATTTTGTTGGAGTAGATAGAGATGTTAGCGAGACAATATTAAAGGCATGTGATATAAACACAAGATCTGGAATCACGAATCTCATTGACAGATGTCTTCTTAGTATAGGAAGGGATAACGAATTGAAGATGCATCAGTTGGTTCAAGAGATAGGAAAATTCGAAGTACGTCAAGAGTCGGTTAACAAGCCATGGAAGCGAAGTCGATTATGGTGTCATAAGGAGTCATTCAGAGTGCTGAAACAAAAAAAG GGTAAGGGAAATCTTCTAGGTCTTGCTCTTGACATGCGTATGCTTGAGAAAGAGAAGTTGGGTGGATCATTTGAGCTGAAAACAGATGCATTGAGTAACATGGATAGTTTGATGCTACTACAACTCAATTATGTGATCATGAATGGGTCTTATGAGTACTTCCCTGAGGACTTAAGAAGCTTGTGTATGCATGGGTTTCCTTTAAAGTTTATACCTTCATGCTTACCTATGAGAAATCTTGTTTCTCTTGACATGTCATATAGCAAAATTGAATCATTTGTCGGTTGTTATAGCAATCCACAACGACTTGAGAAGAGGCAAAAG ttgGATGGATCGTGCTTAAAAGACAAAAAGGTGCTTGGATCACTGAAGATTCTTAATTTAAGTTTCTGTAAACAACTTTGTAGTCTTGGTGAATTTGACCAACTTCCTGCACTTGAGAGGTTAATAGTTCGAAATTGCATTGGTTTGCTTGAGGTTTGTGAATCAATTGAGCGATGTGTTGAACTTGTCCTCATTGATTTGAGCTACTGCAAGAAGCTAGAAAAACTTCCAAGAAACATAGGCATGTTGAAGAATGTTAAAACACTGTTGCTTGATGGTTGTAATCTCCGTGATTCACGAATTGAGAATAGGGATACCGATTCACCAGAAATTTGCATGGCTAACAACATGGTCATAAACATAAGAACCTCTTCTTCCGCGTTAATGGGTGCTATACCAAGTGATTTGAAGTTGTTTGCAATATCTTTACCGAGGTCTTTAGTAACTTTGTCACTGTCAAATAACAATTTGTCCACTGAATCCTTTCCCATGGACTTCAGTTGCCTATCCATGTTAAAGGAGTTACATTTAGATGGGAATCCTATCGATTCCATGCCCAGTTGTGTGAGAACTCTTCCTAGGCTTGAGATACTTAGCATGCAGAACTGTGAAAAATTGAAGTCAGTTGAGCATCCTCCACGTACACTAAGCAGGTTGATGCTCTTTTCTCATGGGCGTTCTATAGATAAAGTGGTATTTGATTCAGAAATGTCTCCACTCAAGTTATCTCCATTCCGGATAGCTTGGCCATTCGAAATTGAAGGCATGATCAAAATTCAACCAATGGTAAATGTTGAGGAAAAGGTATTACGTAGCTTGGGCTGGACTAATCCAGAATTCATTAACAAAAGGCGCATGGGAACTAATTCTTCGGAATTCGAAATAGAG ATGATTTATGAATTTGGAATATTCAGCACATTGTATGAGGCGGAGGAGATGCCTAGTTGGTTTAGGCATAGAAGTGTGGGGCCATCAATATCATTTACCATTCCATCGTCATCATCTCCAAACAACCGCCTTACAGGACTCAACTTCTGTTCTCTGCACACAATGAAACGTACCGACGAGTGGCCTCTATTTCCAGATGATGATCCGTTCCCTTTTTCTCCAATGATGACAATTAGTAATATAACAAAGAACAACATGTGGATATACGAACGTCGGAAGGACAGATATATTCCAAATCAAAAGTGTTGGGTGGTGTTAAGTCATTGGATGTTTGGGAGGAATGAGATGGAGGCTGGTGACCACGTTACCATTACTGTTACAGATCAAAATGATGAACTTACAAAGGAGTGTGGGGTGAGTCTTGTGTATAATGatggagaaggagaagaagatgcATTGGGTTATTACAAGTCGTGGAATCACATAATTGGTGGAGATCTCTCTCCTTTTCAAACTACAACCGGACAATACATCCTACTCAACAGACGGTTTTTTATGTATGGCATTTACTTGTCTCCCTATCATCGTAAATTCATTACAGATGGCCCCGACTATCAAG AACAAAAGAAAGGGTCCTGGTTCCGAGCTTTATCTCAAAGGAATCCTGGCATAATTGGTAACTCACGTAAG GGTAAGGGGGAATCTTCAAGGTCTCACCCTTCATGTGAAACTACTTGA
- the LOC111895059 gene encoding disease resistance protein RUN1 isoform X2, translated as MVVLSELLPEGSSSSSIHGHSSPTCGHSSSTNGYIYDVFLSFRGADTRHSFTDHLHKALIDANINTFLDDEEIETGEDLKPELESAIKASRASIIILSKNYAYSTWCLDELVLILEQRMTSNHIVIPIFYHVEPTHVRKQQSSFGDAMAKHKQTMEAETNANKRSQWAQKMDRWNKALIEVGNLKGSDVKGRLETKIIEEIVKDIHRRLHVNLKTAQPLFIGMDYHISFVTSWLKDGSSHTVDILTIYGIGGIGKTSLAKHVYGLYSCEFHRSSYIEDITRKSDGKFNGLLGLQEQLYNDISKTSSIKFHDVSVYTTKIEKALARKRILLVLDDIGTLVQLDALLGSKGFHPGSKVIITTKDSWLTKSCALFKTNIKPKHVEHFLEGLHETESRQLLCFHAFMCNYPKVGYEEVSYKLVKYCQGHPLALEVLGKSLYNRDVAYWEGCIEGLKKETSSPINNVLRMSFDSLPSTNDKELFKHIACYFVGVDRDVSETILKACDINTRSGITNLIDRCLLSIGRDNELKMHQLVQEIGKFEVRQESVNKPWKRSRLWCHKESFRVLKQKKGKGNLLGLALDMRMLEKEKLGGSFELKTDALSNMDSLMLLQLNYVIMNGSYEYFPEDLRSLCMHGFPLKFIPSCLPMRNLVSLDMSYSKIESFVGCYSNPQRLEKRQKLDGSCLKDKKVLGSLKILNLSFCKQLCSLGEFDQLPALERLIVRNCIGLLEVCESIERCVELVLIDLSYCKKLEKLPRNIGMLKNVKTLLLDGCNLRDSRIENRDTDSPEICMANNMVINIRTSSSALMGAIPSDLKLFAISLPRSLVTLSLSNNNLSTESFPMDFSCLSMLKELHLDGNPIDSMPSCVRTLPRLEILSMQNCEKLKSVEHPPRTLSRLMLFSHGRSIDKVVFDSEMSPLKLSPFRIAWPFEIEGMIKIQPMVNVEEKVLRSLGWTNPEFINKRRMGTNSSEFEIEMIYEFGIFSTLYEAEEMPSWFRHRSVGPSISFTIPSSSSPNNRLTGLNFCSLHTMKRTDEWPLFPDDDPFPFSPMMTISNITKNNMWIYERRKDRYIPNQKCWVVLSHWMFGRNEMEAGDHVTITVTDQNDELTKECGVSLVYNDGEGEEDALGYYKSWNHIIGGDLSPFQTTTGQYILLNRRFFMYGIYLSPYHRKFITDGPDYQG; from the exons ATGGTTGTTCTCTCTGAACTCCTTCCAGAaggatcttcatcttcatcaattCATGGTCATAGTTCACCAACTTGTGGCCATAGTTCATCAACTAATGGTTACATATATGATGTATTTTTAAGTTTTAGAGGTGCTGACACTCGTCATAGTTTCACTGATCACCTTCATAAGGCCTTGATTGATGCCAATATCAATACCTTCTTGGATGATGAAGAGATTGAAACAGGGGAAGATCTGAAACCGGAATTGGAGAGTGCGATTAAGGCATCTCGGGCTTCTATTATCATCTTGTCTAAGAATTATGCTTATTCAACATGGTGTTTGGATGAATTGGTGTTGATCCTTGAGCAGCGTATGACATCCAACCATATAGTTATCCCAATATTTTATCATGTGGAGCCCACACATGTTAGGAAGCAACAAAGTAGCTTTGGAGATGCAATGGCTAAGCATAAACAGACAATGGAGGCAGAGACAAATGCAAATAAAAGAAGTCAATGGGCTCAAAAGATGGACCGATGGAATAAAGCACTTATTGAAGTTGGCAATTTAAAAGGAAGTGACgtaaaaggaag GCTAGAGACAAAGATCATTGAAGAAATCGTGAAGGACATCCACCGTAGATTACATGTAAACTTAAAAACTGCTCAACCGCTATTTATTGGGATGGACTATCATATTAGTTTTGTCACTTCATGGTTGAAAGATGGATCCTCACATACGGTTGACATACTCACTATTTATGGTATAGGTGGGATCGGGAAAACATCTTTAGCCAAACATGTCTATGGGCTATATTCTTGTGAATTCCACAGAAGTAGCTATATTGAAGATATCACAAGGAAATCTGATGGAAAGTTTAATGGGTTGCTTGGTTTACAAGAACAACTCTATAATGACATTTCAAAAACAAGTTCAATTAAATTTCATGATGTGTCGGTATACACCACAAAGATAGAGAAAGCACTAGCCCGTAAAAGGATCCTTCTAGTTCTTGATGATATTGGTACTCTTGTTCAGTTGGATGCATTACTTGGAAGCAAAGGTTTTCATCCAGGAAGCAAAGTTATAATTACAACAAAGGACAGTTGGTTGACCAAGAGTTGTGCACTATTCAAAACAAACATTAAACCTAAGCATGTAGAACACTTCCTTGAAGGCTTACATGAGACTGAATCAAGACAACTTTTGTGTTTTCATGCATTCATGTGCAACTATCCCAAGGTAGGTTATGAAGAGGTGTCATATAAGCTTGTGAAGTATTGTCAAGGACATCCTTTGgctcttgaagttttgggcaaGTCTCTATATAATCGAGATGTAGCCTATTGGGAGGGGTGCATTGAAGGGCTAAAGAAGGAAACAAGTTCCCCTATAAATAATGTCTTGAGAATGAGCTTTGATTCTTTGCCATCCACCAATGATAAGGAGTTGTTTAAGCATATTGCTTGTTATTTTGTTGGAGTAGATAGAGATGTTAGCGAGACAATATTAAAGGCATGTGATATAAACACAAGATCTGGAATCACGAATCTCATTGACAGATGTCTTCTTAGTATAGGAAGGGATAACGAATTGAAGATGCATCAGTTGGTTCAAGAGATAGGAAAATTCGAAGTACGTCAAGAGTCGGTTAACAAGCCATGGAAGCGAAGTCGATTATGGTGTCATAAGGAGTCATTCAGAGTGCTGAAACAAAAAAAG GGTAAGGGAAATCTTCTAGGTCTTGCTCTTGACATGCGTATGCTTGAGAAAGAGAAGTTGGGTGGATCATTTGAGCTGAAAACAGATGCATTGAGTAACATGGATAGTTTGATGCTACTACAACTCAATTATGTGATCATGAATGGGTCTTATGAGTACTTCCCTGAGGACTTAAGAAGCTTGTGTATGCATGGGTTTCCTTTAAAGTTTATACCTTCATGCTTACCTATGAGAAATCTTGTTTCTCTTGACATGTCATATAGCAAAATTGAATCATTTGTCGGTTGTTATAGCAATCCACAACGACTTGAGAAGAGGCAAAAG ttgGATGGATCGTGCTTAAAAGACAAAAAGGTGCTTGGATCACTGAAGATTCTTAATTTAAGTTTCTGTAAACAACTTTGTAGTCTTGGTGAATTTGACCAACTTCCTGCACTTGAGAGGTTAATAGTTCGAAATTGCATTGGTTTGCTTGAGGTTTGTGAATCAATTGAGCGATGTGTTGAACTTGTCCTCATTGATTTGAGCTACTGCAAGAAGCTAGAAAAACTTCCAAGAAACATAGGCATGTTGAAGAATGTTAAAACACTGTTGCTTGATGGTTGTAATCTCCGTGATTCACGAATTGAGAATAGGGATACCGATTCACCAGAAATTTGCATGGCTAACAACATGGTCATAAACATAAGAACCTCTTCTTCCGCGTTAATGGGTGCTATACCAAGTGATTTGAAGTTGTTTGCAATATCTTTACCGAGGTCTTTAGTAACTTTGTCACTGTCAAATAACAATTTGTCCACTGAATCCTTTCCCATGGACTTCAGTTGCCTATCCATGTTAAAGGAGTTACATTTAGATGGGAATCCTATCGATTCCATGCCCAGTTGTGTGAGAACTCTTCCTAGGCTTGAGATACTTAGCATGCAGAACTGTGAAAAATTGAAGTCAGTTGAGCATCCTCCACGTACACTAAGCAGGTTGATGCTCTTTTCTCATGGGCGTTCTATAGATAAAGTGGTATTTGATTCAGAAATGTCTCCACTCAAGTTATCTCCATTCCGGATAGCTTGGCCATTCGAAATTGAAGGCATGATCAAAATTCAACCAATGGTAAATGTTGAGGAAAAGGTATTACGTAGCTTGGGCTGGACTAATCCAGAATTCATTAACAAAAGGCGCATGGGAACTAATTCTTCGGAATTCGAAATAGAG ATGATTTATGAATTTGGAATATTCAGCACATTGTATGAGGCGGAGGAGATGCCTAGTTGGTTTAGGCATAGAAGTGTGGGGCCATCAATATCATTTACCATTCCATCGTCATCATCTCCAAACAACCGCCTTACAGGACTCAACTTCTGTTCTCTGCACACAATGAAACGTACCGACGAGTGGCCTCTATTTCCAGATGATGATCCGTTCCCTTTTTCTCCAATGATGACAATTAGTAATATAACAAAGAACAACATGTGGATATACGAACGTCGGAAGGACAGATATATTCCAAATCAAAAGTGTTGGGTGGTGTTAAGTCATTGGATGTTTGGGAGGAATGAGATGGAGGCTGGTGACCACGTTACCATTACTGTTACAGATCAAAATGATGAACTTACAAAGGAGTGTGGGGTGAGTCTTGTGTATAATGatggagaaggagaagaagatgcATTGGGTTATTACAAGTCGTGGAATCACATAATTGGTGGAGATCTCTCTCCTTTTCAAACTACAACCGGACAATACATCCTACTCAACAGACGGTTTTTTATGTATGGCATTTACTTGTCTCCCTATCATCGTAAATTCATTACAGATGGCCCCGACTATCAAG GGTAA